The Salmo salar chromosome ssa06, Ssal_v3.1, whole genome shotgun sequence genome window below encodes:
- the LOC106606883 gene encoding glycine-rich cell wall structural protein 1.8 isoform X38, with protein MLVKAFLQTSLVLWLAQHTLQGGVKPQSAGMGKMLPRGAGALGIQGGYGAKPAKTGGAGGGHYPGGAQQLGGGGYRGPGGAGGRGGYGNGGQGGYGAGLGAGNGQGMGTGAGLGSQGGKPRGGGGYGGNGYGTQPGYGAGAVARGYPRPGAGAGYPNGQGSKGPKPGYGAGAGVPNGQGAKPNGYAAGSGGVPTGQGAKPSKQGYGAGAGVPNGQGAKPNGYGPGAGAPKGQGAKGNGYGPGAGVPSDQGAKGNGYGPGAGASNSAKSNGYGPGAGVPSGQGAKGNGYGPGAGIPNGQGAKPNGYGAGAGSYPGAGNNGYGAGLGQGGYPQNGAGASLGQGGYPQGGAGGYPQGGAGGYPQGGAGGYPQGGAGGYPQGGAGGYPQGGAGGYPQGGAGGYPQGGAGVYPQGGAGGYPQGGAGGYPQGGAGGYPQGGAGGYPQGGAGKPGKAGGANLGQGGYPQGGAGGYPQGGAGKSAGYGDQMGGAYPGAGAGNGYGNGGGPAGGANAVPAGYGNGYGAGTGGNGYGAGIGYPTVLADGAAGLGGKAGKGAGGLGAGGYPQGQEKYGGGVSQLPYNGAPVNTAGLDAGDGSFPYGAQQLGLGGGDGGKSSGKYGNGGLPQGAQQGAQPYGPATGGGKPPCKNGNGGGYGAQPAGYGQGQLGAGAGGKESKYGGGGLNGFFGNGGYKG; from the exons ATGCTGGTAAAAGCGTTCCTTCAGACCTCGCTGGTCCTATGGCTGGCACAGCACACCCTACAAGGAG GAGTGAAACCTCAAAGTGCCGGTATGGGGAAAATGCTACCCAGGG GGGCTGGTGCTCTTGGGATACAGGGAGGCTACGGAGCCAAGCCCGCCAAAACCGGAGGAGCTGGGG GTGGTCATTATCCAGGGGGGGCTCAGCAGCTTGGAGGAG GGGGATACAGAGGCCCAGGAGGGGCCGGGGGTAGGGGGGGATATGGTAACGGAGGCCAGGGAGGCTATG GTGCTGGTCTGGGAGCAGGAAATGGCCAAGGAATGGGGACGGGAGCCGGACTGGGCTCACAGGGTGGGAAACCACGTGGAGGTGGAG GATACGGTGGTAATGGCTATGGCACACAGCCAG GTTATGGGGCTGGAGCTGTAGCCAGAGGCTATCCACGACCAG GTGCTGGAGCTGGGTATCCCAATGGACAGGGATCTAAGGGACCAAAACCGG GATATGGTGCAGGAGCTGGAGTGCCCAATGGACAGGGTGCTAAACCCAATG GGTATGCTGCAGGATCTGGAGGAGTTCCTACTGGACAGGGTGCTAAACCATCCAAACAGG GATATGGTGCAGGAGCTGGAGTGCCCAATGGACAGGGTGCTAAGCCCAATG GATATGGTCCAGGAGCTGGAGCTCCCAAAGGTCAGGGAGCCAAAGGCAATG GATATGGTCCAGGAGCTGGAGTTCCCAGTGATCAGGGAGCCAAAGGCAATG GATATGGTCCAGGAGCTGGAGCTTCCAATAGTGCTAAAAGCAATG GATATGGTCCAGGAGCTGGAGTTCCCAGTGGTCAGGGAGCCAAAGGCAATG GATATGGTCCAGGAGCTGGCATTCCCAATGGTCAGGGTGCTAAACCCAATG GCTACGGTGCTGGAGCTGGCAGCTATCCTGGGGCAGGAAACAACGGCTATGGAGCAG GTCTTGGTCAAGGAGGATACCCCCAGAATGGAGCAG GTGCCAGTCTGGGACAGGGAGGATACCCTCAGGGAGGAGCTGGAGGATATCCCCAGGGTGGAGCTGGAGGATATCCCCAGGGTGGAGCTGGAGGATATCCCCAGGGTGGAGCAGGTGGATACCCACAGGGTGGAGCCGGTGGATACCCCCAGGGTGGAGCAGGTGGATACCCCCAGGGTGGAGCAGGAGGATACCCCCAGGGTGGAGCAGGAGTATACCCCCAGGGTGGAGCAGGAGGATACCCCCAGGGTGGAGCAGGAGGATACCCCCAGGGTGGAGCAGGAGGATACCCCCAGGGTGGAGCAGGAGGATACCCCCAGGGTGGAGCAGGGAAACCAGGCAAAGCTGGTG gTGCTAATCTGGGACAGGGAGGATATCCCCAGGGTGGAGCCGGAGGATACCCCCAGGGTGGAGCAGGAAAATCAGCGG GTTATGGTGATCAAATGGGAGGAGCATACCCCGGGGCTGGAGCGGGCAACGGCTATGGGAATG GTGGAGGCCCAGCTGGGGGGGCCAATGCAGTGCCTGCAG GCTATGGCAATGGCTacggtgctggtactggaggcaATGGTTATGGAGCCG GGATTGGGTACCCAACAGTGTTAGCGGATGGTGCTGCTGGGCTGGGAGGCAAGGCAGGGAAGGGAGCAGGAG GTCTTGGCGCAGGAGGATATCCACAGGGACAGGAGAAATATG GGGGTGGAGTCAGTCAGCTTCCTTACAATGGCGCCCCAGTCAATACTGCTGGACTGGATG CAGGTGATGGAAGCTTCCCTTATGGTGCTCAGCAACTGGGCcttggtggtggtgatggaggcaaaTCCTCTGGCAAATATG GCAACGGTGGATTGCCACAGGGTGCACAACAGGGTGCACAGCCTTATGGACCTGCGACTGGTGGTGGGAAACCACCTTGCAAAAACG GAAACGGAGGGGGCTATGGAGCACAGCCAGCAG GCTATGGTCAAGGACAGCTGGGTGCAG GAGCAGGAGGGAAGGAAAGcaaatatggtggtggtggactgAATGGATTCTTTGGAAATGGAGGATACAAAG gTTAA
- the LOC106606883 gene encoding uncharacterized protein isoform X47: MDRDLRDQNRDMVQELECPMDRVLNPMGMLQDLEEFLLDRVLNHPNRDMVQELECPMDRVLSPMDMVQELELPKVREPKAMDMVQELEFPVIREPKAMDMVQELELPIVLKAMDMVQELEFPVVREPKAMDMAQELEHPTVVKEMDMVQELEFPKVRVLNPMDMVQELEFPMVVKSMDMVQELEFPVIREPKAMDMVQELELPMVLKAMDMVQELEFPVVREPKAMELKFPMVGLKAMDMVQELEPSTVVKAMDMVQEWESPMDRVLKQPKLATVLELAAILGQETTAMEQVLVKEDTPRMEQVPVWDREDTLREELEDIPRVELEDIPRVELEDIPRVEQVDTHRVEPVDTPRVEQVDTPRVEQEDTPRVEQEYTPRVEQEDTPRVEQEDTPRVEQEDTPRVEQEDTPRVEQGNQAKLVVLIWDREDIPRVEPEDTPRVEQENQRVMVIKWEEHTPGLERATAMGMVEAQLGGPMQCLQAMAMATVLVLEAMVMEPVLAQEDIHRDRRNMGVESVSFLTMAPQSILLDWMQVMEASLMVLSNWALVVVMEANPLANMATVDCHRVHNRVHSLMDLRLVVGNHLAKTETEGAMEHSQQAMVKDSWVQEQEGRKANMVVVD, encoded by the exons ATGGACAGGGATCTAAGGGACCAAAACCGG GATATGGTGCAGGAGCTGGAGTGCCCAATGGACAGGGTGCTAAACCCAATG GGTATGCTGCAGGATCTGGAGGAGTTCCTACTGGACAGGGTGCTAAACCATCCAAACAGG GATATGGTGCAGGAGCTGGAGTGCCCAATGGACAGGGTGCTAAGCCCAATG GATATGGTCCAGGAGCTGGAGCTCCCAAAGGTCAGGGAGCCAAAGGCAATG GATATGGTCCAGGAGCTGGAGTTCCCAGTGATCAGGGAGCCAAAGGCAATG GATATGGTCCAGGAGCTGGAGCTTCCAATAGTGCTAAAAGCAATG GATATGGTCCAGGAGCTGGAGTTCCCAGTGGTCAGGGAGCCAAAGGCAATG GATATGGCCCAGGAGTTGGAGCACCCAACGGTGGTAAAAGAAATG GATATGGTCCAGGAGCTGGAGTTCCCAAAGGTCAGGGTACTAAACCCAATG GATATGGTCCAGGAGCTGGAGTTCCCAATGGTGGTAAAATCAATG GATATGGTCCAGGAGCTGGAGTTCCCAGTGATCAGGGAGCCAAAGGCAATG GATATGGTCCAGGAGCTGGAGCTCCCAATGGTGCTAAAAGCAATG GATATGGTCCAGGAGCTGGAGTTCCCAGTGGTCAGGGAGCCAAAGGCAATG GAGCTGAAGTTCCCAATGGTGGGGCTAAAAGCAATG GATATGGTCCAGGAGTTGGAGCCCTCAACGGTGGTAAAAGCTATG GATATGGTCCAGGAGTGGGAGAGCCCAATGGACAGGGTGCTAAAGCAACCAAAACTG GCTACGGTGCTGGAGCTGGCAGCTATCCTGGGGCAGGAAACAACGGCTATGGAGCAG GTCTTGGTCAAGGAGGATACCCCCAGAATGGAGCAG GTGCCAGTCTGGGACAGGGAGGATACCCTCAGGGAGGAGCTGGAGGATATCCCCAGGGTGGAGCTGGAGGATATCCCCAGGGTGGAGCTGGAGGATATCCCCAGGGTGGAGCAGGTGGATACCCACAGGGTGGAGCCGGTGGATACCCCCAGGGTGGAGCAGGTGGATACCCCCAGGGTGGAGCAGGAGGATACCCCCAGGGTGGAGCAGGAGTATACCCCCAGGGTGGAGCAGGAGGATACCCCCAGGGTGGAGCAGGAGGATACCCCCAGGGTGGAGCAGGAGGATACCCCCAGGGTGGAGCAGGAGGATACCCCCAGGGTGGAGCAGGGAAACCAGGCAAAGCTGGTG gTGCTAATCTGGGACAGGGAGGATATCCCCAGGGTGGAGCCGGAGGATACCCCCAGGGTGGAGCAGGAAAATCAGCGG GTTATGGTGATCAAATGGGAGGAGCATACCCCGGGGCTGGAGCGGGCAACGGCTATGGGAATG GTGGAGGCCCAGCTGGGGGGGCCAATGCAGTGCCTGCAG GCTATGGCAATGGCTacggtgctggtactggaggcaATGGTTATGGAGCCG GTCTTGGCGCAGGAGGATATCCACAGGGACAGGAGAAATATG GGGGTGGAGTCAGTCAGCTTCCTTACAATGGCGCCCCAGTCAATACTGCTGGACTGGATG CAGGTGATGGAAGCTTCCCTTATGGTGCTCAGCAACTGGGCcttggtggtggtgatggaggcaaaTCCTCTGGCAAATATG GCAACGGTGGATTGCCACAGGGTGCACAACAGGGTGCACAGCCTTATGGACCTGCGACTGGTGGTGGGAAACCACCTTGCAAAAACG GAAACGGAGGGGGCTATGGAGCACAGCCAGCAG GCTATGGTCAAGGACAGCTGGGTGCAG GAGCAGGAGGGAAGGAAAGcaaatatggtggtggtggactgA
- the LOC106606883 gene encoding glycine-rich cell wall structural protein 1.8 isoform X4: protein MLVKAFLQTSLVLWLAQHTLQGGVKPQSAGMGKMLPRGAGALGIQGGYGAKPAKTGGAGGGHYPGGAQQLGGGGYRGPGGAGGRGGYGNGGQGGYGAGLGAGNGQGMGTGAGLGSQGGKPRGGGGYGGNGYGTQPGYGAGAVARGYPRPGAGAGYPNGQGSKGPKPGYGAGAGVPNGQGAKPNGYAAGSGGVPTGQGAKPSKQGYGAGAGVPNGQGAKPNGYGPGAGAPKGQGAKGNGYGPGAGVPSDQGAKGNGYGPGAGASNSAKSNGYGPGAGVPSGQGAKGNGYGPGAGIPNGQGAKPNGYGPGVPKNQGAKANGYGPGVGAPNGGKRNGYGPGAGVPKGQGTKPNGYGPGAGVPNGGKINGYGPGAGVPSDQGAKGNGYGPGAGAPNGAKSNGYGPGAGVPSGQGAKGNGAEVPNGGAKSNGYGPGVGALNGGKSYGYGPGVGEPNGQGAKATKTGYGAGAGSYPGAGNNGYGAGLGQGGYPQNGAGASLGQGGYPQGGAGGYPQGGAGGYPQGGAGGYPQGGAGGYPQGGAGGYPQGGAGGYPQGGAGGYPQGGAGVYPQGGAGGYPQGGAGGYPQGGAGGYPQGGAGGYPQGGAGKPGKAGGANLGQGGYPQGGAGGYPQGGAGKSAGYGDQMGGAYPGAGAGNGYGNGGGPAGGANAVPAGYGNGYGAGTGGNGYGAGIGYPTVLADGAAGLGGKAGKGAGGLGAGGYPQGQEKYGGGVSQLPYNGAPVNTAGLDAGDGSFPYGAQQLGLGGGDGGKSSGKYGNGGLPQGAQQGAQPYGPATGGGKPPCKNGNGGGYGAQPAGAGGKESKYGGGGLNGFFGNGGYKG, encoded by the exons ATGCTGGTAAAAGCGTTCCTTCAGACCTCGCTGGTCCTATGGCTGGCACAGCACACCCTACAAGGAG GAGTGAAACCTCAAAGTGCCGGTATGGGGAAAATGCTACCCAGGG GGGCTGGTGCTCTTGGGATACAGGGAGGCTACGGAGCCAAGCCCGCCAAAACCGGAGGAGCTGGGG GTGGTCATTATCCAGGGGGGGCTCAGCAGCTTGGAGGAG GGGGATACAGAGGCCCAGGAGGGGCCGGGGGTAGGGGGGGATATGGTAACGGAGGCCAGGGAGGCTATG GTGCTGGTCTGGGAGCAGGAAATGGCCAAGGAATGGGGACGGGAGCCGGACTGGGCTCACAGGGTGGGAAACCACGTGGAGGTGGAG GATACGGTGGTAATGGCTATGGCACACAGCCAG GTTATGGGGCTGGAGCTGTAGCCAGAGGCTATCCACGACCAG GTGCTGGAGCTGGGTATCCCAATGGACAGGGATCTAAGGGACCAAAACCGG GATATGGTGCAGGAGCTGGAGTGCCCAATGGACAGGGTGCTAAACCCAATG GGTATGCTGCAGGATCTGGAGGAGTTCCTACTGGACAGGGTGCTAAACCATCCAAACAGG GATATGGTGCAGGAGCTGGAGTGCCCAATGGACAGGGTGCTAAGCCCAATG GATATGGTCCAGGAGCTGGAGCTCCCAAAGGTCAGGGAGCCAAAGGCAATG GATATGGTCCAGGAGCTGGAGTTCCCAGTGATCAGGGAGCCAAAGGCAATG GATATGGTCCAGGAGCTGGAGCTTCCAATAGTGCTAAAAGCAATG GATATGGTCCAGGAGCTGGAGTTCCCAGTGGTCAGGGAGCCAAAGGCAATG GATATGGTCCAGGAGCTGGCATTCCCAATGGTCAGGGTGCTAAACCCAATG GATATGGTCCAGGAGTTCCAAAAAATCAGGGAGCCAAAGCCAATG GATATGGCCCAGGAGTTGGAGCACCCAACGGTGGTAAAAGAAATG GATATGGTCCAGGAGCTGGAGTTCCCAAAGGTCAGGGTACTAAACCCAATG GATATGGTCCAGGAGCTGGAGTTCCCAATGGTGGTAAAATCAATG GATATGGTCCAGGAGCTGGAGTTCCCAGTGATCAGGGAGCCAAAGGCAATG GATATGGTCCAGGAGCTGGAGCTCCCAATGGTGCTAAAAGCAATG GATATGGTCCAGGAGCTGGAGTTCCCAGTGGTCAGGGAGCCAAAGGCAATG GAGCTGAAGTTCCCAATGGTGGGGCTAAAAGCAATG GATATGGTCCAGGAGTTGGAGCCCTCAACGGTGGTAAAAGCTATG GATATGGTCCAGGAGTGGGAGAGCCCAATGGACAGGGTGCTAAAGCAACCAAAACTG GCTACGGTGCTGGAGCTGGCAGCTATCCTGGGGCAGGAAACAACGGCTATGGAGCAG GTCTTGGTCAAGGAGGATACCCCCAGAATGGAGCAG GTGCCAGTCTGGGACAGGGAGGATACCCTCAGGGAGGAGCTGGAGGATATCCCCAGGGTGGAGCTGGAGGATATCCCCAGGGTGGAGCTGGAGGATATCCCCAGGGTGGAGCAGGTGGATACCCACAGGGTGGAGCCGGTGGATACCCCCAGGGTGGAGCAGGTGGATACCCCCAGGGTGGAGCAGGAGGATACCCCCAGGGTGGAGCAGGAGTATACCCCCAGGGTGGAGCAGGAGGATACCCCCAGGGTGGAGCAGGAGGATACCCCCAGGGTGGAGCAGGAGGATACCCCCAGGGTGGAGCAGGAGGATACCCCCAGGGTGGAGCAGGGAAACCAGGCAAAGCTGGTG gTGCTAATCTGGGACAGGGAGGATATCCCCAGGGTGGAGCCGGAGGATACCCCCAGGGTGGAGCAGGAAAATCAGCGG GTTATGGTGATCAAATGGGAGGAGCATACCCCGGGGCTGGAGCGGGCAACGGCTATGGGAATG GTGGAGGCCCAGCTGGGGGGGCCAATGCAGTGCCTGCAG GCTATGGCAATGGCTacggtgctggtactggaggcaATGGTTATGGAGCCG GGATTGGGTACCCAACAGTGTTAGCGGATGGTGCTGCTGGGCTGGGAGGCAAGGCAGGGAAGGGAGCAGGAG GTCTTGGCGCAGGAGGATATCCACAGGGACAGGAGAAATATG GGGGTGGAGTCAGTCAGCTTCCTTACAATGGCGCCCCAGTCAATACTGCTGGACTGGATG CAGGTGATGGAAGCTTCCCTTATGGTGCTCAGCAACTGGGCcttggtggtggtgatggaggcaaaTCCTCTGGCAAATATG GCAACGGTGGATTGCCACAGGGTGCACAACAGGGTGCACAGCCTTATGGACCTGCGACTGGTGGTGGGAAACCACCTTGCAAAAACG GAAACGGAGGGGGCTATGGAGCACAGCCAGCAG GAGCAGGAGGGAAGGAAAGcaaatatggtggtggtggactgAATGGATTCTTTGGAAATGGAGGATACAAAG gTTAA
- the LOC106606883 gene encoding uncharacterized protein isoform X42: MDRDLRDQNRDMVQELECPMDRVLNPMGMLQDLEEFLLDRVLNHPNRDMVQELECPMDRVLSPMDMVQELELPKVREPKAMDMVQELEFPVIREPKAMDMVQELELPIVLKAMDMVQELEFPVVREPKAMDMVQELAFPMVRVLNPMDMVQEFQKIREPKPMDMAQELEHPTVVKEMDMVQELEFPKVRVLNPMDMVQELEFPMVVKSMDMVQELEFPVIREPKAMDMVQELELPMVLKAMDMVQELEFPVVREPKAMELKFPMVGLKAMDMVQELEPSTVVKAMDMVQEWESPMDRVLKQPKLATVLELAAILGQETTAMEQVLVKEDTPRMEQVPVWDREDTLREELEDIPRVELEDIPRVELEDIPRVEQVDTHRVEPVDTPRVEQVDTPRVEQEDTPRVEQEYTPRVEQEDTPRVEQEDTPRVEQEDTPRVEQEDTPRVEQGNQAKLVVLIWDREDIPRVEPEDTPRVEQENQRVMVIKWEEHTPGLERATAMGMVEAQLGGPMQCLQAMAMATVLVLEAMVMEPVLAQEDIHRDRRNMGVESVSFLTMAPQSILLDWMVMEASLMVLSNWALVVVMEANPLANMATVDCHRVHNRVHSLMDLRLVVGNHLAKTETEGAMEHSQQEQEGRKANMVVVD, from the exons ATGGACAGGGATCTAAGGGACCAAAACCGG GATATGGTGCAGGAGCTGGAGTGCCCAATGGACAGGGTGCTAAACCCAATG GGTATGCTGCAGGATCTGGAGGAGTTCCTACTGGACAGGGTGCTAAACCATCCAAACAGG GATATGGTGCAGGAGCTGGAGTGCCCAATGGACAGGGTGCTAAGCCCAATG GATATGGTCCAGGAGCTGGAGCTCCCAAAGGTCAGGGAGCCAAAGGCAATG GATATGGTCCAGGAGCTGGAGTTCCCAGTGATCAGGGAGCCAAAGGCAATG GATATGGTCCAGGAGCTGGAGCTTCCAATAGTGCTAAAAGCAATG GATATGGTCCAGGAGCTGGAGTTCCCAGTGGTCAGGGAGCCAAAGGCAATG GATATGGTCCAGGAGCTGGCATTCCCAATGGTCAGGGTGCTAAACCCAATG GATATGGTCCAGGAGTTCCAAAAAATCAGGGAGCCAAAGCCAATG GATATGGCCCAGGAGTTGGAGCACCCAACGGTGGTAAAAGAAATG GATATGGTCCAGGAGCTGGAGTTCCCAAAGGTCAGGGTACTAAACCCAATG GATATGGTCCAGGAGCTGGAGTTCCCAATGGTGGTAAAATCAATG GATATGGTCCAGGAGCTGGAGTTCCCAGTGATCAGGGAGCCAAAGGCAATG GATATGGTCCAGGAGCTGGAGCTCCCAATGGTGCTAAAAGCAATG GATATGGTCCAGGAGCTGGAGTTCCCAGTGGTCAGGGAGCCAAAGGCAATG GAGCTGAAGTTCCCAATGGTGGGGCTAAAAGCAATG GATATGGTCCAGGAGTTGGAGCCCTCAACGGTGGTAAAAGCTATG GATATGGTCCAGGAGTGGGAGAGCCCAATGGACAGGGTGCTAAAGCAACCAAAACTG GCTACGGTGCTGGAGCTGGCAGCTATCCTGGGGCAGGAAACAACGGCTATGGAGCAG GTCTTGGTCAAGGAGGATACCCCCAGAATGGAGCAG GTGCCAGTCTGGGACAGGGAGGATACCCTCAGGGAGGAGCTGGAGGATATCCCCAGGGTGGAGCTGGAGGATATCCCCAGGGTGGAGCTGGAGGATATCCCCAGGGTGGAGCAGGTGGATACCCACAGGGTGGAGCCGGTGGATACCCCCAGGGTGGAGCAGGTGGATACCCCCAGGGTGGAGCAGGAGGATACCCCCAGGGTGGAGCAGGAGTATACCCCCAGGGTGGAGCAGGAGGATACCCCCAGGGTGGAGCAGGAGGATACCCCCAGGGTGGAGCAGGAGGATACCCCCAGGGTGGAGCAGGAGGATACCCCCAGGGTGGAGCAGGGAAACCAGGCAAAGCTGGTG gTGCTAATCTGGGACAGGGAGGATATCCCCAGGGTGGAGCCGGAGGATACCCCCAGGGTGGAGCAGGAAAATCAGCGG GTTATGGTGATCAAATGGGAGGAGCATACCCCGGGGCTGGAGCGGGCAACGGCTATGGGAATG GTGGAGGCCCAGCTGGGGGGGCCAATGCAGTGCCTGCAG GCTATGGCAATGGCTacggtgctggtactggaggcaATGGTTATGGAGCCG GTCTTGGCGCAGGAGGATATCCACAGGGACAGGAGAAATATG GGGGTGGAGTCAGTCAGCTTCCTTACAATGGCGCCCCAGTCAATACTGCTGGACTGGATG GTGATGGAAGCTTCCCTTATGGTGCTCAGCAACTGGGCcttggtggtggtgatggaggcaaaTCCTCTGGCAAATATG GCAACGGTGGATTGCCACAGGGTGCACAACAGGGTGCACAGCCTTATGGACCTGCGACTGGTGGTGGGAAACCACCTTGCAAAAACG GAAACGGAGGGGGCTATGGAGCACAGCCAGCAG GAGCAGGAGGGAAGGAAAGcaaatatggtggtggtggactgA
- the LOC106606883 gene encoding glycine-rich cell wall structural protein 1.8 isoform X16: protein MLVKAFLQTSLVLWLAQHTLQGGVKPQSAGMGKMLPRGAGALGIQGGYGAKPAKTGGAGGGHYPGGAQQLGGGGYRGPGGAGGRGGYGNGGQGGYGAGLGAGNGQGMGTGAGLGSQGGKPRGGGGYGGNGYGTQPGYGAGAVARGYPRPGAGAGYPNGQGSKGPKPGYGAGAGVPNGQGAKPNGYAAGSGGVPTGQGAKPSKQGYGAGAGVPNGQGAKPNGYGPGAGAPKGQGAKGNGYGPGAGVPSDQGAKGNGYGPGAGASNSAKSNGYGPGAGVPSGQGAKGNGYGPGAGIPNGQGAKPNGYGPGVPKNQGAKANGYGPGVGAPNGGKRNGYGPGAGVPKGQGTKPNGYGPGAGVPNGGKINGYGPGAGVPSDQGAKGNGYGPGAGAPNGAKSNGYGPGAGVPSGQGAKGNGAEVPNGGAKSNGYGPGVGALNGGKSYGYGPGVGEPNGQGAKATKTGYGAGAGSYPGAGNNGYGAGLGQGGYPQNGAGASLGQGGYPQGGAGGYPQGGAGGYPQGGAGGYPQGGAGGYPQGGAGGYPQGGAGGYPQGGAGGYPQGGAGVYPQGGAGGYPQGGAGGYPQGGAGGYPQGGAGGYPQGGAGKPGKAGGANLGQGGYPQGGAGGYPQGGAGKSAGYGDQMGGAYPGAGAGNGYGNGGGPAGGANAVPAGYGNGYGAGTGGNGYGAGLGAGGYPQGQEKYGGGVSQLPYNGAPVNTAGLDGDGSFPYGAQQLGLGGGDGGKSSGKYGNGGLPQGAQQGAQPYGPATGGGKPPCKNGNGGGYGAQPAGYGQGQLGAGAGGKESKYGGGGLNGFFGNGGYKG from the exons ATGCTGGTAAAAGCGTTCCTTCAGACCTCGCTGGTCCTATGGCTGGCACAGCACACCCTACAAGGAG GAGTGAAACCTCAAAGTGCCGGTATGGGGAAAATGCTACCCAGGG GGGCTGGTGCTCTTGGGATACAGGGAGGCTACGGAGCCAAGCCCGCCAAAACCGGAGGAGCTGGGG GTGGTCATTATCCAGGGGGGGCTCAGCAGCTTGGAGGAG GGGGATACAGAGGCCCAGGAGGGGCCGGGGGTAGGGGGGGATATGGTAACGGAGGCCAGGGAGGCTATG GTGCTGGTCTGGGAGCAGGAAATGGCCAAGGAATGGGGACGGGAGCCGGACTGGGCTCACAGGGTGGGAAACCACGTGGAGGTGGAG GATACGGTGGTAATGGCTATGGCACACAGCCAG GTTATGGGGCTGGAGCTGTAGCCAGAGGCTATCCACGACCAG GTGCTGGAGCTGGGTATCCCAATGGACAGGGATCTAAGGGACCAAAACCGG GATATGGTGCAGGAGCTGGAGTGCCCAATGGACAGGGTGCTAAACCCAATG GGTATGCTGCAGGATCTGGAGGAGTTCCTACTGGACAGGGTGCTAAACCATCCAAACAGG GATATGGTGCAGGAGCTGGAGTGCCCAATGGACAGGGTGCTAAGCCCAATG GATATGGTCCAGGAGCTGGAGCTCCCAAAGGTCAGGGAGCCAAAGGCAATG GATATGGTCCAGGAGCTGGAGTTCCCAGTGATCAGGGAGCCAAAGGCAATG GATATGGTCCAGGAGCTGGAGCTTCCAATAGTGCTAAAAGCAATG GATATGGTCCAGGAGCTGGAGTTCCCAGTGGTCAGGGAGCCAAAGGCAATG GATATGGTCCAGGAGCTGGCATTCCCAATGGTCAGGGTGCTAAACCCAATG GATATGGTCCAGGAGTTCCAAAAAATCAGGGAGCCAAAGCCAATG GATATGGCCCAGGAGTTGGAGCACCCAACGGTGGTAAAAGAAATG GATATGGTCCAGGAGCTGGAGTTCCCAAAGGTCAGGGTACTAAACCCAATG GATATGGTCCAGGAGCTGGAGTTCCCAATGGTGGTAAAATCAATG GATATGGTCCAGGAGCTGGAGTTCCCAGTGATCAGGGAGCCAAAGGCAATG GATATGGTCCAGGAGCTGGAGCTCCCAATGGTGCTAAAAGCAATG GATATGGTCCAGGAGCTGGAGTTCCCAGTGGTCAGGGAGCCAAAGGCAATG GAGCTGAAGTTCCCAATGGTGGGGCTAAAAGCAATG GATATGGTCCAGGAGTTGGAGCCCTCAACGGTGGTAAAAGCTATG GATATGGTCCAGGAGTGGGAGAGCCCAATGGACAGGGTGCTAAAGCAACCAAAACTG GCTACGGTGCTGGAGCTGGCAGCTATCCTGGGGCAGGAAACAACGGCTATGGAGCAG GTCTTGGTCAAGGAGGATACCCCCAGAATGGAGCAG GTGCCAGTCTGGGACAGGGAGGATACCCTCAGGGAGGAGCTGGAGGATATCCCCAGGGTGGAGCTGGAGGATATCCCCAGGGTGGAGCTGGAGGATATCCCCAGGGTGGAGCAGGTGGATACCCACAGGGTGGAGCCGGTGGATACCCCCAGGGTGGAGCAGGTGGATACCCCCAGGGTGGAGCAGGAGGATACCCCCAGGGTGGAGCAGGAGTATACCCCCAGGGTGGAGCAGGAGGATACCCCCAGGGTGGAGCAGGAGGATACCCCCAGGGTGGAGCAGGAGGATACCCCCAGGGTGGAGCAGGAGGATACCCCCAGGGTGGAGCAGGGAAACCAGGCAAAGCTGGTG gTGCTAATCTGGGACAGGGAGGATATCCCCAGGGTGGAGCCGGAGGATACCCCCAGGGTGGAGCAGGAAAATCAGCGG GTTATGGTGATCAAATGGGAGGAGCATACCCCGGGGCTGGAGCGGGCAACGGCTATGGGAATG GTGGAGGCCCAGCTGGGGGGGCCAATGCAGTGCCTGCAG GCTATGGCAATGGCTacggtgctggtactggaggcaATGGTTATGGAGCCG GTCTTGGCGCAGGAGGATATCCACAGGGACAGGAGAAATATG GGGGTGGAGTCAGTCAGCTTCCTTACAATGGCGCCCCAGTCAATACTGCTGGACTGGATG GTGATGGAAGCTTCCCTTATGGTGCTCAGCAACTGGGCcttggtggtggtgatggaggcaaaTCCTCTGGCAAATATG GCAACGGTGGATTGCCACAGGGTGCACAACAGGGTGCACAGCCTTATGGACCTGCGACTGGTGGTGGGAAACCACCTTGCAAAAACG GAAACGGAGGGGGCTATGGAGCACAGCCAGCAG GCTATGGTCAAGGACAGCTGGGTGCAG GAGCAGGAGGGAAGGAAAGcaaatatggtggtggtggactgAATGGATTCTTTGGAAATGGAGGATACAAAG gTTAA